The DNA sequence CCTGCTCAGGTCGAAACCCCAGTGGAAGTTGCCATTCCTAAGGCGTTCTTGTTAACGAAGCAAACGAATACAGCCTCCAGCTATATTGGTAGGTATCAATCAGGCTTCTTGGTCAAGCAAAGGTACCAACTCTggtttctttgggggaaaaaacaacaaTGTGACATTCATTGGAATGCTATCACAGGTACCCCTAATCAGCAGGAGGATGGAGACTAGGCTTGGAAATTAAGTTTAAATTGAGAGAGCAACGTGGTGTGAAAGGCTAGGGGCACAGGAGTCATGCCGTCAGGGCGATACAGCCACAGCACCGCCCTGCCACCTTGAGATGTCATCTCTGCTGGTGCAGGACACTGTCACCCCTGTTACGGTTCTCCTCCCGGGCAGCCCTGCAGCTCTCCCTGGGAGCACCCATGGGTTCTGAGCACCCCGGGCTTTGACTCACTTGCTCCGGATTCAGGGTTCCATGTGGAAGCAGTCGGTTAGCCAGCCTCGGTCTTGTATGGAAGCCCTAGAtgccagggtggggggtgggaagaaTCTAGAATATATTCTCTTTGGCGTCACAGATGGAGGTAGGGCCAGCCTCTCTCTACAACTACACATGCTGGGAAAAGCCCCAAACTAGGAAGAAGAGAACAGATGCTGAATAGCTCCCTCCTGTGGAACAAGTTCATTACATCCAGGGGCCCAAAATGTTGGCATCTTTGATTGCAGAAGGCGAACGCCTAATGCTAGCTTACAAAAACTGAATAGAAATAAATGACTAACAGCACCGAAAAGACCACGTGcgctgaattcaggtgcttaaaCCAAGTCCTCAGTGCTCAGCCTCTCTCAAATTTTGCTGGGCTTTTTGCCTGACACACCTGCTTCAGCCAGAACGGGACTGCTGCAGAACACCTTTTAAGGATGTTCCTGAAGAACAATAGAAAACACCGCAAAGTTCACCGGAAGGGTGTGATCAGGCCAGATCTGCATTGTTTCCTGGGTAACAGCTAAGGATTTGGCTGGAAGTTCAGCATGTTAGaaggaataaatctggaggtTTGGTGACAAAGATATTTCGGAAGAAGTATATAGATGGAGCTCTTGGAATGAgccagaggtaaaaaaaaaaaaaaaaaaaaaatactcccgTCCCATGGGAATGCTCACTAGAGTTCTCCACCATCAAAGAGACTCCCGATAAGTAAGGCAAGCAGACATCCCTCCCAGCTACAAGTCCCCTGCCAGGCAATCTAGTGTTTTCAAAATGGGCCCCATAACCACGTGCCTGACGAAGAGGCTATTTTACTCACATAGCATGGACTGCCCTCATCACCTAATGAATCTCAACCCCAGAAGGGACAGCCTTGGACATCACTGACGTGGCCCGAAGGGGACTCGGCTCCGTGTCCAAGGTTGAGTGCTGCCCTGTAGGATGCGTTATGCCCTGCACCCATCCCAGTATGTAGCGCACTTTCTTTCGTAGCCAGAATTCGGATCCTGAATGGATCTGGACAGTTAAGAGGTTAAGATGCTCTATGGTTACACATCATGGGTCACtttcaaaaattttgttttcaataccCAGGCCTCTGGGATCTTTGGGTCTAGAAGTTTTAGCACCTAAGGTGGGAGTGGTTTCCGGATTGACCATCTCTGGCTCCCCATGCTGTTGGCGCACAGGTGGCAGTGAGGTCGCTGGGCTGGGTGTACTAACGGAGCTTGGTTTTCAAGAGCAAGTCACATGCTGCTGCATGGTAGGACAGGAGGGATAGGGCTAGAACTCGAGGGATGCCCTAGGATTCCTTCTTGTACTGCTACAGCAAGTAGTCAAGGTTAACAGGAGATTCCACAGCCTTACTGAGGCAAGACCACCAAGGGGCTCAGACCCCACAAGAATGCATTTGTCCATAGGTAAGAGGAACATGGAGTGGAACAACTAAAGTCATGTAACAGCGACAGAATGGTCAGTGGTAATTGTAGCCTTGCTGTACTTCTTTGTTTCCTACAAACATTTTTAtacgtgcgtgcacacacacacacacacaccacacacacacacacacacatacacacacacaatgttgcGATAAGAGACTCCAATGGAGCAAGAGAAAACCCGACATCATGCTGAAGTCCTCCCTCCATGACATAACCTCAAGAGGCAGCAGGAAGAGACTTTCGGCTGCATCTCTAACTGCAGAAGGGGTGAGTGCATTTGCTGTTGAACTTGGGATTGCCAGATCCATACGAGGTTAGGGAGAGTcatttgtgtttgtgtgagagCAATAGTGCAGGCATGTGTGTCGTAGCCAAGGGCTTGACTGTAGACAGTAAGCACAAATTCGGGTGGCTTCTTGACCCCAGAGTTTGTGTCTCTATTACCCACCTTCCTTCCTGATCCCCTGGCCTGACGGATTGGGCCGAGAATACAGTCACCAGACCCAAGCTATTCTGTCTCCTGGGAATTTGAAACAGTAACCGAAGACACTAGGACTCAAAGTGTCTGGACTTAAGCCATCGGGTGGCAGCAGCCTCAAAGGGCAAACCGTAAGTTCCTTATACTGGACCTGCCCCGGTTCCTGTCCTGCCTGAATTGTGTAGATTTTGCCCTTCCCCCATCCTCTGACTGTCCTAGTTCCCTCCAACAGACCCTTTTCTTTGCATATCGGCCACACTCTGTTTCTCTTGCTGGCAACCAAAGGAATCTTAACTGACACAAGCCTTATAGTGGAATTGCAGTGACTGTAGTCAGCAGGATGGAATCCTACCTGGAGAGGTCATGGGAAAGAGGGTTGATGCGTTACTGAACGACTCCATTAGTTAGTGTCTGGAGCACTCAATGGCCAAGTGAAATCTATGAAAGACTGTGAACCATCCAAGGATTGATGAAGAAGCGACAAAGAAGTGAAACATGCCGGGGCCACCAGGCAAGTGGGTGGCCACCGCTCTGTTGGCTTCTTCAGGAAGAAATAGGAGAATGACTTGAAGGCCTCAGGGACTCGGGCGGGTGGAGAGTTAGAGGGTCTGCAGGACTGTACGCACAGAGGGACTTAGCACATTATGCGTGACTCAGGAGAGTTTCTGGGATGACTTTGCACATCCTGTGTCTCTTGTTCCTCCTGCTCTGGGCTCCAGCTGTGACACTCAATGCTCCACAACATGGAAATACACAGAGTTAAGTCCCCCAGGGCAAGCCCCCGGGGGTGGTTAgatgcctccctctctcctcactgAAGAGGGAGATTCTGAGAACATTCCTTGAAGGCTCCTCAGAAGGTCCTGGCAGGCTCAATCGCCCCCACGGGTGACCCAGTCAGGAGCGTGTCCTTGTATGGACTTTCCCTCCTTCCAGCGTCACTCCTCCAGTGCCCCAGGCCTGCTCCTAGAATCACTTCCCAGATGAAACCCCTGTGCTTGAGCCTTGCCCCTGACTCGGCCTGCAGGGGACTCCGGGCTACAACAGGAGACTTTAGGCACCATGAAGGCTTTGGGCTCTGTGCTAAGAGCCATGGGAGCCATTGAAGAGTTGGAAGCAGGTGCTTGATCTTAAGGGCCAATGTGGCCCAGTGTGGAggatgggctgggggaggggcagtgccACAGAGAAGACCATCCTGGCAGATCCTGCAGGAGTCTAGGAGTGAGGGCAGACTGGATAGGGATGTTTGCTGTCTggctgtctctctctgtccctttgctGCCCACTGACTCTCACGGCTGCAATCAGGCCATTCTGATCCTAGTCAGCCTCATGTGCCATGTGTCACTCCTGGTCCCTGGCAACTAGATGGGGACCACGCCTGTGCTCAGCCCAAGCCAGCCGTGCACATGGTTTGCCAGGGTCTGAGGAAGATGACTGGCAGGAGAGGGGCAGCCCAGGGACGAACAGGAGGGGAATGGAGGACTTGCTCCCTGAGATCCTGGAAGAAGGTTCAGGAGGAAGGGAAGCCAGGTGCCCAGCGCCCAGGAGAGCCCGTCACTCAACACAACAAAGGCTCAGGTTCAATATTTACTGAACCAAAGTCTACAGCACACAAGACGGAAAGAGACAGATGGATCTCAGATATCTTGTccagcaccctcctccccagctgatgaggaaactgaggctcagagacgctTTGTCTCTTGACCTTAAGCTGGTTAATCTCCTCAACACACCACAAGGTTCCTTAAGCTCTTCCTGGCATCtggtttcacttttctttttccaaatcaaCCACATTCCAACACAGCATTTAGAATTTCACTGGAACTTCATTAGTCCCTGCGTGTACCCTGGCCTCAAAGAAAGCCGGCCACTTGCCAAGTCCTCTACAGACTCTGCTGCCGTTCccgtcaccaccaccatcatcgctatcaccaccaccatcatcatcaccagcactcccatcatcaccaccaccatcgtcaccatcatcaccaccacttccatcatcaccatcaccatcaccaccaccatcgtcacggtcaccactaccaccaccaccatcatcaccatcaccaccaccatcatcaccatcaccaccaccatcgtcaccatcatcaccaccacttccatcatcaccatcaccaccaccatcatcaccatcaccaccaccatcgtcaccatcatcaccatcaccatcaccatcatcataacCATCAAGAGGCCACTGCCTGACTGAGACTTGCCGGTGGAAGACAAGTGTGAGCTGATACTGGGAAGACAGGGCTAGAGACCATCACTGGGGAAAGACTcgttctctttttttatttcagagtattagcagggtacaaaagttttggttacataaattgcttttgtacaatttgagtcaaagttataattgTGTCCATGCCCCAGATACTGTGCGTCGTACTGGTTAGGGGTGAATTTACCCAtcgcctcctccccctcccatcgaAAGACTCATTCTTGCTGGGACGTCAAATCACAGGGCAGATCTTTAGTGGAGCTACTGTTTCTTCGGATTCCAAGAATTCGCCTTGGCTTTCTCCCATTTCTAATTCTTTGGTTTTCCTGGCTTCTCATGGCTTGTTCCTGCATGCCTCTCTCTCTATTCACTCCACAGTGTTCTCTTTAGTCCAAAATGGATGATTTCTTCCCATTCCCCACCCTCCCGAGTGCCCTCTCTCCCCTTATCCCAGACTGCGGCTTTCCTGCCTCCCCCTTGACCCCCTTGCCACCTGCATTAACCCCTGCCTTGCGGTGCTCAGCTCCAGAAATGCCAAACTCCTTAACACCCAGTTGCCAGAATTTCTCTCACCCTATTTCTCCCTCTAATAAAGTATCTCATTTAGTCCACGCCTTTGCCCAGCACACGTCCCCTGACATCTGCACTGCTCTGGAGGGTCACTGGGCCTGGCCCCACTGCAGACTGTCATAGAGCTGGGTGAGCTCCTCCAGCTGCTCCTCCAGCACCTGGGCCTGCTGCCTCAGCTCTGCAGCCAACTCTGCCTTTGCTCCCTCTTGCAAGTGCTGTGAGTTTTCCATGAGGCTGAGCATTTCCTTCAGAATATATTCAAGTGCAGTGGCTGCACCCATGATCCTGTCTTCTTTGGTCATTGCTAGAGGTGTTCCTGCAAAAGCTTTCTGCACAGGCTTTCTGCCTTGGCCCGGCATCAGCCCAGTGGTCATGTGGCGGTTGGCATCGGCTACTAAGCGAGGGCTGGCTTTGGCTAACTTGATGGCATTGATGGTCTTTGCAATGCTTTCCATGTCTTGATAAAATCTGTAGATTAAGGAAAGTACATTgggcatgttctcactcatagcctccttccccacctctgccATGTTCACCTGGGTTGACAGCAGGCTGCTGGCTTGGCCTTTTGCTAACAAGGTGTTTGAGCGTTCCACAATGTGGGTGGAAACACTGGTCACAGCGGCTGCTGTTCCCAGCCCCAACCCAGTTGCTGAGAGTCCCAGACTGACCCCTGCTGTCACAGGTGCCAGAGCCAGGCCAAGGATGGTCAGGATGCCAGAG is a window from the Eulemur rufifrons isolate Redbay chromosome 16, OSU_ERuf_1, whole genome shotgun sequence genome containing:
- the LOC138396371 gene encoding apolipoprotein L2-like isoform X2, with protein sequence MTSEARGACPESNSFMEDVLEYFRGTVNREYQHLLLTDGEAWEGLVAKADLSRDEADTLREALKELAADMTTEDKDMLQKDLQGRKMFWNKFPQVKMLLEEHIRKLHALADEVDKVHRDCTISRVVASSTGIASGILTILGLALAPVTAGVSLGLSATGLGLGTAAAVTSVSTHIVERSNTLLAKGQASSLLSTQVNMAEVGKEAMSENMPNVLSLIYRFYQDMESIAKTINAIKLAKASPRLVADANRHMTTGLMPGQGRKPVQKAFAGTPLAMTKEDRIMGAATALEYILKEMLSLMENSQHLQEGAKAELAAELRQQAQVLEEQLEELTQLYDSLQWGQAQ
- the LOC138396371 gene encoding apolipoprotein L2-like isoform X1 yields the protein MTSEARGACPAESNSFMEDVLEYFRGTVNREYQHLLLTDGEAWEGLVAKADLSRDEADTLREALKELAADMTTEDKDMLQKDLQGRKMFWNKFPQVKMLLEEHIRKLHALADEVDKVHRDCTISRVVASSTGIASGILTILGLALAPVTAGVSLGLSATGLGLGTAAAVTSVSTHIVERSNTLLAKGQASSLLSTQVNMAEVGKEAMSENMPNVLSLIYRFYQDMESIAKTINAIKLAKASPRLVADANRHMTTGLMPGQGRKPVQKAFAGTPLAMTKEDRIMGAATALEYILKEMLSLMENSQHLQEGAKAELAAELRQQAQVLEEQLEELTQLYDSLQWGQAQ